Within Bactrocera oleae isolate idBacOlea1 chromosome 6, idBacOlea1, whole genome shotgun sequence, the genomic segment ATTATCATTCCTATCGCCCGGATCCGAACCCAACAACTGTATGAACAGTTCTTTAATATGTATTAATCAAtattataagtttttaaaatgttgATATTAATGATTTTAAGTGAAACATAATATTAACatagataaaataaaacattaaggATTATAGGAGTAGGTaaagaatttattaataaaagtttagcactaaaaaaatttaaccttaaaaaatatatatctaggatccaagtatatttaaaaagtaatagaGATTGATACATGACCTTGAAACGAACCTTAAATGAACGAATTTACTTTCATGTAATTTCTCTGCGAATCGAATGTGCTTTTTCTGTGAAGATGTTTTTTACGCGGGTTTTggggtttattttttatatttcgtgaCAATGATTATTACTGGTTTTATGTATAAAGTTTCTCTTCATCTCTCAGATTTGAATAATATTCAATTATGGGTTCCAAGAGACTCCAATCACTATTCTGCTTcaataaacaataatttaacacaatattttaaacatttactgttaaatattttctaaacacaGCGAACTGCAAACTGTAATAGTAATTGTAAACAAAGCCTTCTCTTCCCATTCCTTTTGTTCATGATGTcacaatacaatatattatatatttagggCTTGTGGAAATCTCTATTGCTATCATTCTTGGATGAGTCGTAAACGTAATGTATCACAGATTTCCTTCTAGCCGGCTCCATGCTTTTCCAGTGTATTTTTGCATTCCTTCATTTCTCTCTGTCATATCAGCCCCAACATTACTAAACTattgcatacatacatctacatatacatatatacctatatgtaaatatataaaggcattgaaaccaaaattttgtataatgtaataataacaataaaaaccaaTAAACAAAACACCGGTCGAGCCAGTTGCTGCTTTTTGATGATGACTCGATTCGCTCTTTGGAACAGCTCGGCTGGAATCGTTGTTGGTCTGTTGAATGCGGCAATCGCCACGAGCGCCTTGGTGCTTATTATTCACGCTTTCGTCGAATATTTTTCGTAACTTCAGTCAGTCAGACGGAAGCGACCCAAGCGAGCGAACGAATTTTGAACGGTAAATAGTGGAAGCGCGCCCCAACCAAAGTACGCAACGAGTAAACAATACGGTACAATATACTACACGCGCAACAACAATATCCAAAGCGCCATATTTATAAAGCCGGCAAACAATTGTGAATCAAATAGTGACGCCAACCGACTAAAGTGTTTTACTGTTTTAAACGATTTTactttggttaatttttttttatacatttctcCTGAATTGGAATTGGAAGCGTTTTTATGTGCTTAAGTGATTCGCAGCCgagacttttattttttttaatggttagTAGAACTGGAGGCAGTAATATCTAAATAATATTATGCGTATGGTTATTGGCGCTTTTATGGTTGTGCTGCAAGTATTTCTATGTGTGGTTATGGTGTATATAATTCTTTAACATTTTGATTATTTCATTGACATACATAATTTACAAACGGAACGCGAatataaatttacgtatatttgaaataattgaatACATTTTGTATCGGGAAAGCGAAAAGATTGcaaatttgattgtatttttaatacttgtttgtatatgtatagatgtgtgtgtgtctcaAAAACGGGTGGAAGTGGGGGATTTGGCAGGTGTGAACCGCTTGCTGTTTTCTAATGTGCGCTCAGCGACccaaaaataaagtaaactaaatttatCTAAATACACGAGTGCTGTTTGCTGCGTTTGTGTGTCAATAATCATTAAAGGAAAACAAGTCGTACATCTAAACATCTAACGCGCTTAACGTCGAATTTTTCACCGTTTAGCGAAGTGTTGATATCTAACATATCTTTCCTGCGCATTGAGTGGCGTATCCTCTACATCCTACATAATATTTACTCGTGCGTCAGAGCGTCCAGAACGGTTACCAGATTTAAATGTAAACTCAATCTGCCACTTTTTGGCTAATACCTCTCAGAATATtggtacatacttacatacatagcaATTGTTGGGCGCTCCATGAGTTGTAAAACCATACAATAATATTGTTATCACacatccacatacatatgtatgtatgtatgtatttatatgaacattGAAAGTTCTGTCAGTAAAGTAGTCCAAATCTCTTATATAAACATTCTTATTATACGCACTTGTACTTGCAAAATGTTTATGAATTTGCGaaaatttcgcaaaattttaacaaattacgCAAAATAATCTGAATTGTTAATAGCGAAAATGTTGTGGAAAATGAAGCTACTGAAACAATACAAACTTTAGCAAAGCTGACGTCGACTAAATCCGATCTCCATAAAcaattaagtatatatgtacatatgtatgtaattacttAAGTTTTACATAAGGCACAGTGTGAAATGCTGACGAATACTGCAAATgaagagaaaataataaaaaaatattttcattcttttATTATTCGCAAGGACTCGGATTATACtatgaatatacataatattatatatattataatattacatatgGATGTGTGTCAATACACATAATGAAGctttatattatactatttctcaatttattttatagaaatgtATCAATTACGATATTTCTAATGTTTTTAACTGTTCGAAAAGTTCATAATTAACTCAGATTGATTCACGTAAAATTTGACTGGTTAAAATAATTCCAAGCTTTAGTGTAgtccaaaaacaaattttaacttagAAACCCATCCCTTTTTATCATTTCTAGGTAAATTAATATCGACAAATTTTTCTCAGCTTATACCACTGTGCTTTTTGTCGTCGTCATCATCATCTTCGACACCTTCCACGCAAACACATGACCATATAAGAGTGTATtgtatacattcatatgtatgtgcactttTCTTTCGACAATAACTCCAGGCACCctacttttatttattgcaaaaacaaaaagaaaaagaaaaaaaagaagtaaaggaacatgaacaaacaaaaaaaaaacacaaacctGTATAGCACATTAAACGCATGAGCTGGACTTActattttgctgttgttatacttgtagctattattttatattttttgtttccatacaATTTAGTTTAAGCCAAGAACCGGCAACTCACATTACTCAGATAACGAGTTAAACCGGCCTGGTCGTCTTTTGGGTCTCCACCAATTACGATGAGGGCCAAGAGTAAAAGGCGAATGCTGGAAATCGAGCGGGTGAACGATCAGCAGCGCTGCGCAAGCAAGTTAGGCAGTCAGCCGGCCAAGCAGCACACAATGCCGTCATGCACAGCAAGTCATGCCACAACGGCGGATCGTTGTTGCAGCAACAAAATCTCGTGATCACGTTTCAGTGATCGCTATTGCACTTCCTCTAATAGGAGAATGCAACGGCGATTGCCAAACTCCTAAGTATGTActgcatacatgtatgtatgagttGAAGTATTTACGTGCATTAGCCTATCTACAACATcacaagtgcacatatgcatgaacatatgtatgtttattgaaatacctaattacttacatatatatttatgtatgtctattcatacatacatattattatataataataaaggtATAATAAGTTGGGTCTGTGGATATAACaaagtacataagtatataaagaaAACCATTATATAAGTTTATGGACTCGTATGTTTTCTTTCGTGAAGGAATCCGTTATTCGGATGATCCATTCATTGAGCTATTCTTGAGATTCGCCCGAGGTCGGCGTTATATACCAATATACTGTTATGCTTTCATTTCTAATATCAACAAGTATGGGAGGGCTGAGTTCGCGTGTaactaaacattttatactcgtgcAACTTGCAAGATCAAAGCCGGCGAAATGCCTCCAGGTgtatataaaactttatattatattaaagaagtaaggaagctctaagttcgggtgtaatcgaacatttcatccttttgcaacttgcaaggattaaaTCTGTGGAAATACATACATCAGGTGTTAgcaaattaaaacaagtaagaaagggctaagttcagatgtaaccgaacattttatactctcgcaaagtcaaatggtatactcgtttgagatttctttgtggattgactgatattttcggtagaaggtctggggtccacatatttagtactgaggggcttgaacagttttggttcgatttagacaaattttggtcacaaggtggcatactttaaacgtattattcacgcaaagttttaccccgatataatcattgttgcttgatatgcatagtggaaagtgaaagaatcagatggaattgaaaatggtgttatatggtaaataggcgtggttgtagtccgatttcgcccattttcgcactataacatagaaatacgaaaagaacgttatacatCGAATTGATTAAAATCGGTTgaacagatcccaagatatggattttcacctaaaagtgggcggtgccacgcccactgactaattttgaatgcggtccctataaagtcatctcttaccattccagagataaaatttaacgtctctggcgtgtttagtgcttggtttatcgcgcttttagtattttttaacagtaccgttatatggggagtgggcgttttttattaatggcgttttgtgggcgtggcagtggtccgattacgcccatctgaaataccaaccgtctcacggtaccaagaaactcgtctaccaagtttcataaagatatctcaatttttactaaagttagagcatgcacggacggacggacgaacggacagacagtcacccggatttcaactcgtctcttcatcctgatcatttatatatacataaccctatatctaactcgtctcttcatcctgatcatttatatatatataaccctatatctaactcgattagttttaggtgatacaaacaaccgttaggtgaacaaaactattatactctgtagcaacaggttgcgagagtataaaaaagtgttgcgaaagaattaaacatttattattcgacgaaatttaATGGTTTACAaccaaatttgtatcttattaacttatattattgtataccTATAAACTCAACGAaaagactaaatttaatatacatactgaGTTTATGTGTAAAACGTCAGAAGAACGGAGTTGattatattaaggatatgaAGTTTGACGGAAgtcagaaatcaatatataGGATATATTGGGGACAGTAAAGATCTGGGCTGATTTCACTAACTATTGACTTTGCTCAGGTATATTCAAGAAgatattttcaatcaattttataaatacatatgtacatatataacttataCACTGACCCACTTATTCAGCATAGAGTTTGTTAGAattacgaaaatcattatatgtacatatgtagtactAGAAGACCCGGCCACGCGTTACTGTGAAAACATCTAGCGTATAcattaaattattacaaattgttTAATTCAGTAAAATTGCACTTATgaataaaggcgaaaacgtTATAGGCGGTATAAAAATCCACGGGATTAAAATTTGAACATGCcttcaaaatttgaaaatagttgATAAATATTGTCTTTGAGTTGCTATTAAGCACAAATGAACAAGATAtgttgttgaatttttaattttattttattaaaatacaatttgaaaattttcatttttatttttatcaacaacagatttttagacattttaaattaatcaGATTGCTTGGCAACAACTGTTTTATCTGGAATTTTACTTCGTCAACATCTACATTTGTGGCAGTGACTGTGCAGAATGTGCAATTAAATACATTGCGTATTTGGTTTCAATTTAATTCTACCATTCCCAATATCTAGCAATTGTGAGGAATATATTTGTGCTGATGGGCCAATTTGCAATTGTACGCTCATATAAACAttgttatcaggaaaggatttgctccgaatttcaataacatatctcacaggtTGACCGATCTCTGTGAAAACTAGGCTCCACGTATTTGATATCTGATGATATCTTGAACCCTTGTAGaccaatttttacaatttttatactcttgcaacctgttgctacagagtataatagttttgttcccctaactaataagtttaatgtgcatatcttctaaaccgctaaagttactgttaaaaaatattaaaagcgcgtaaaccaagcactaaacacgccagagacattaaattttatctctgggatggtatgagatgactttataggaaccgcgtcttttaagtgaaaacccatatcttgggatctgcttaaccgatttcaaccaaattcggtgcataacgttcttttcgttttcctattatagtgcgaaaataggcgaaatcggacctcaaccacgcctatttcccatataacaccattttaaattccatctgattctttcactttctactatgcatatcaagcaataatgattatagcgaagtaaaactttgcgtgaataatacgtttaaagtatgccaccttgtgaccaaaatttgtctaaatcgaaccaaaactgttcaagcccctcagtactaaatatgtggaccccagaccttctaccgaaaatatcagtcaatccacaaagaaatctcaaacgagtataccatttgactttgcgagagtataaaatgttcggttacatccgaacttagcccttccttacttgttagtcaTATGTAAGATGGCCTACTTTAAGTGTAGTACACGGTTTTTTCTCGATTCATTccttagtgcttgatttgcatacttgaaagaatcagatggaattttaaattgtgttatgtgggtaataggcgtggttatagtccGATATTGTACTGGAACATAGAAATGTCAAGATTACATACCGAATTCGGTCGATTtcggtcgagtaggtcctgACATATGGAATTTCGCCTAAATGTGGGCTTTGTCACgctaatcgttttttttttgacccCGGATCAAATAAAGCTCACTTGAACCATCTAGGgtctaaaatttaatgtctttggcgaacttatttattgatttattgcgcttttagtactTTTGAACAGGACCGTTAGATGGGGGCAAAGCGGGATTATAATcagatttcatacatttttccaGTGTCGGTAGGGGTGCTTAAGGGATACTAGTAAGTTTCATTACGTTATcgaaattttactcaagtttcaGATTGcagagacagacagacgaattccaattcgtctcttcattgttaaataaaagtatcaatttaatggctacacacttatcatTATTTCTAATCTAAACAACTGAACACATTATTCGAAATTACAATTACTTATCGTAATTGGTCTTTACACGATATCActttaactagaactgtgtctgctgaaCAATACGGCAgaccttatatagtagatcgttaacaaaacttcgccactcgaacattctggcaactacgaatatCGCTATCTATTtaattctggcaatttatcgtcgattctacTTTGTTTCGGCACCATGTTTGTCACAATATAAACATACCTGAGTCGCAAATTTCATTTGCAAATCATATGCTTCCACTGGTGGTCGCTTTTTATTATGATTGTGTAACTGTATTGGGGAAGTTggaaattatcaaaatattatcgTTTTTAAGTCTTAATAGTGGTTCTAAAAGATTCTAAACCGCCACCAAACGCTTGTATAGTTTTCTTAGAAGTTGTATTAGAACAAAAAATTATCGCAAGATTATTATCGTCGGTATTaagcaatattattatttataatttatattcaaatcaaCTTGGTTTACTTAAatgagacatacatatgtatgtgatataaattcaatcaaagaggctaaatttattaCACTGACTATATGAGATATATTGACTATATCAAAGGTTTGATTATATTGCGTTTTGGCATTAGTCTAAAATAcgcgaaaattttatgaagatctcTTACCaggcataaataaaaattgtaaaacgtcAAAAATTTTGACATGGGAGCTGGGATATTTCGTGAACCGTTTTCACACCATATAATTGTTTTATGATTAATTGTAAGCTTaattatagcactttataggttttcgattaaaggcattttgtgggcgtgctaAAAGTCCAATAACTTTCATCTGAAATACCAACCtcgcttgcacggatggacggaGAGACAGTCACCTGGAATTATACTCATCTCATCaacctgataatttatatatacctagttctatatacatatttctcgattagttttaggtgttacaaacataacaaaactattatgtatAAAACACAATGAAGACGGCAGACGACAGACAGCATctatcaaatattaaaatacacacgttcttatgggCACAGTACACGGCAGTAGGCTTGCAGTTGTCGCTGTCGCCAAATTAAAACAATTGTAAAATTATTCGAAGATCTAACAAGTCTAACGTTATTTTACCAACAGCAACATAAAATTGCTCCGATATATCATTGGTAATAacatttgataatttaaaacaaattagtCGACCTAATAGCtgtaggtcgcggtgcatacctcaaaattaatcaaataggcaatattttcaaaaaaaaaaaacacatactaTTTGTTAAGTTCACCACTTACTTGCCACTTTATAACTCCgcgtatgtaaattaaaaaattgtatatttttccggtttggaaatgtttacaaactgtttatttattaataattatgacGAGATTATCTTCACGCAAtcactccctggtcgcataccagtggagaggtaattaaaagaatataaaaaaatgaagaaaatgcgGTTACGCGCCAAAGACAAGTCCGGTGTTTTTTCGACGACAATCGCTGAGAGAAAAAAGTTGTCCGCTTCACGGACAGATATTTTTGTACTGTTttgttgtgtagagatcctactgtgtgtgtgtatgcggctGCTTCCAATAGTgtaatgcatttgtatgtgttgtgtGGTGTATAGGTGTTTTGATGTTTCCAGGTGTGGgatgtgtgccagtgttgtcttgtgagtggtgtgttgtgtttttCGGGGCGGGAAgcttaactcatttagccatcccggcccccctaggcgaatgttcagcctagcagtcgctgtagctgttgcaacgttgccacaACGTTGCTGAGTCCGGACGTGCGACGATAGTGCGGCCTACGCCTAGTCGGTGGTACGTTGTGCTGACGCCATGGACGGGACTCCGATCGGGGTGCCGTTCTTCGGCGACGTGCCACACGATTGGTTTGCTGCGGTCGGTTTGCACCGCGGATTCGTGGGGCAGGCTGCCGATTGACCTCTCGCCTCGGAGTACGGTGAAGCAACGTGTGATGCTGCCTGCCACACATTTGGCACAAAGCACCGGAGTCGCATTCCTGCGTCGTGTGTGTATGCGCCAGACAATTGTTGCAATGCCCATGCGCCTGGGCAACCTGCTGGCGTTGTGTCGGCGACATGCCCTTGAAGAGCCCACAGTGCTGCAACTTGTGTGAACGGCAACAAAGGGGGCATCGGATGCGATGGGGCGCCTCTGGTGGAGACGGAACGGCTGCGGAGGCTCGAATACTAGTACGAGCGGTGGTTGACGGTGCAGTTGCGGCTGGTGTTCGGGGCGCCGCGGTTGGCATAATCCCAAGGCGAGGCACCGTGATGGCCGATCGCATTGTTGGCGTTGGGGTGGAATGCATCTCTGTATCCATATCTATCTGTATGGAGAAAAAGGCGTGTTTAGATACGATTCAGTGGTATAGAGTATGGATATATTTCTATATGtgaccaactttatttggtttggtgatcgtactagtctacccattattttattagtatatgatggtaatttgtcatattatatttgcggttttttatttagacggatatttcgattttttttttttttttgtaggtattattgaacggatggtttactacatgcgttttcgctattatttgagattggcaggaagcatagtttaacgagcggtctggttagcgttccgtttcgagtacggaggtcaactactcgtatatgaccgtcggaaccatgatgcagcttctctatgcaaccaagtcgccattctgtagggggaagacaatcgtcatggattaagacaaaatctccaagctttggcgccttttcgggagttttccagcggtaccttttatgaaggtcctttatatactcctccttccatcggcggctgaaatcatgatggagaattttaattctttcccatctattttgtaaggatagcgactccacgcctggctcaggtatggccagaatgggtgctccttttagaaagtgccctggagttagggctgtgagatctgatggatcttgcgagagtgccgttagtggccgtgaattgagaacggcttcaatgcgaattaataatgttgtaaattcttcataattaaatttgtagtttccagctacttttttaaagtgggatttgaagctttttacagctgattcccataaaccacccatatgaggagcgcttggagggataaactgccagttaataccttggTGAGcgtatttttgtacaatttcaggtgagacttgcCTAACAAAGTCCACGAACTGTTTtgctgtggctctttgagctcctataaatgtcttgccattgtcgctcatgagttttgacggaaaaccgcgtcgtccgacgaagcgagcaaatgccgcgagaaaagcctcctttgtcagattcgtacataactcgaggtgtactgcttttgtcgtaaaacagacaaagacagccacatagcctttcatgagggtgggagaccttaacatggatgcctttatctgaaaaggcccagcaaagtcgacacctgtaatggtgaaaggcagagcgaagttacagcgttccggtggaagtgctgccataatctgcgttcgcatcttctgcttatgcatagtgcagatcttgcacatgaaaatgcatttctttattttgggcttgagtcttggaatataaaactcttgacggactatttgttgcatgaggcgatgttctgcgtgtagcaaaagcacgtggacatagtgaaggtataaggtggcaagttgcgatttctctgggataactatgggatgacgttcgttatacgtcaggctggaattggcaagccgaccattcgcacggagtactcctttcgtgtcaatgaatggatttaagactaagagtgagctctttttatctatcggcttcgattctcttagtaataatatttctcggctgaaataacgcgcttgcgtagatgcgataagagcgacctttgctttttgtaagtctaggtgcgtcactgtatcgcattgggagtgtaatgaagttactcccttaagtttaattttgagtcgctctatgaacttgagcatgtaagcgattaccctgagggctcggggatacgaggaaaatcgctcaaggatgtcattatcctgcgatgttgcgtgaaaggagtcgatttttcgactttctggggctattatattgcgcatgggcgattgtggccaagaatcaggagattctgttaaccatcgggggccattccaccagagggtggtggtgacaaggtgcaggggtttgcaccctcttgtccctagatcagcaggattgtcagcactggctacatgtcgccaagtggctgatcctactaggtcaagtatttgagacgttcggttcgaaatatacgtcttccatgcatgtggtggtttttctaaccatgctaatacgatttcggaatcggaccatagatataatttatattgtgccatgtttaaatgcgtttgtacgatggacactagtttggctagtagtagcgctccacataattcaagtcgtggtagacttattgtttttaaaggagccacttttgcttttgctactagtaagtggcatgtggtcgcagtgtcgctttgtgtgcgaacatatatagttgcgcaatatgccttttcagaagcgtcacagaagccgtgtagttcgactttgtgctctggggcataatttacccatcgtgggatttgtatctgtgagatatcctttagattgctcgcaaactgggaccacttttctaaacgaagtggttttacttgttc encodes:
- the LOC138855648 gene encoding uncharacterized protein translates to MDTEMHSTPTPTMRSAITVPRLGIMPTAAPRTPAATAPSTTARTSIRASAAVPSPPEAPHRIRCPLCCRSHKLQHCGLFKGMSPTQRQQVAQAHGHCNNCLAHTHTTQECDSGALCQMCGRQHHTLLHRTPRREVNRQPAPRIRGANRPQQTNRVARRRRTAPRSESRPWRQHNVPPTRRRPHYRRTSGLSNVVATLQQLQRLLG